A region from the Lolium perenne isolate Kyuss_39 chromosome 4, Kyuss_2.0, whole genome shotgun sequence genome encodes:
- the LOC127296469 gene encoding heat shock 70 kDa protein 8: MAEQFYTVTSDSETTGEDQAQQSFPDVAIGIDIGTSRCSVAVWNGHQVQLLKNTRSQKGMRSYVMFKDDTLSAGVTGGATKEHAHEERDILSGSAIFNMKRLIGRMDTDEVVQASKTLPFLVQTLGIGVRPFIAALVNNMWRSTTPEEVLAIFLLELKALVEMHLKHPVRNAVLTIPVAFSRFQQTRIERACAMAGLHVLRLMPEPTAVALLYAQQQQQLLHDNMGSGIEKIALVFNIGAGYCDVAVSATAGGVSQIRALAGCTVGGEDILQNVMRHLLPNFDSLYGNAGQTMDRIKSMGLLRIATQDAIHKLATQESIEINVDLGGGYKVSKVLDRAEFEQVNHAIFEKCERIIKQCLADAKLAPEDIDDVVLVGGCSRIPKIRSLVLGLCKKEGSYEGVDVLDAAVSGAALEGAIASGATDTSGSLDLLTIQATPMNLGIRADGDGFAAIIPRNTAVPARREMLFTTTRDNQTEALIAVYEGEGKEAEANHLLGYFKITGIPPGAKGTVEINVCMDIDAANVLRVFAGVVKPQGEAAPPFMEVRMPTLDDGHGWCGQALAKMYGRELDLAVLLPKKVQP; the protein is encoded by the coding sequence ATGGCTGAACAATTCTACACTGTGACATCGGATAGTGAAACCACTGGGGAAGATCAAGCACAGCAATCATTCCCTGATGTTGCTATCGGCATTGATATTGGCACTTCAAGATGCAGTGTTGCTGTTTGGAATGGTCATCAAGTGCAGCTACTGAAGAATACTCGAAGCCAGAAAGGGATGAGGTCATATGTCATGTTCAAAGATGACACCCTTTCAGCTGGTGTTACTGGAGGAGCAACCAAGGAACACGCACACGAGGAAAGAGATATCTTGTCAGGAAGTGCAATATTCAATATGAAACGTTTAATTGGGAGAATGGACACTGATGAAGTGGTTCAAGCTAGCAAGACCCTCCCTTTCCTTGTGCAGACATTGGGTATTGGTGTGAGGCCATTCATTGCAGCGCTGGTGAACAATATGTGGCGGTCCACAACTCCTGAGGAAGTTCTTGCCATCTTCCTGCTTGAATTGAAGGCCCTGGTGGAAATGCATCTGAAACATCCAGTCCGGAACGCTGTTCTAACCATTCCAGTTGCGTTCAGTCGGTTCCAGCAGACCAGGATTGAGAGAGCATGTGCCATGGCTGGACTGCACGTGCTGAGGCTCATGCCAGAGCCTACTGCTGTTGCGCTTCTGTACGCTCAGCAGCAGCAACAACTTCTGCATGACAACATGGGAAGTGGCATCGAGAAAATCGCCCTGGTGTTTAACATCGGTGCTGGTTATTGCGACGTTGCGGTGTCTGCCACTGCTGGAGGTGTTTCTCAAATCAGAGCCCTTGCAGGTTGCACAGTTGGTGGAGAGGACATTCTTCAGAATGTGATGCGCCACCTCCTACCTAATTTTGACAGCTTATATGGTAATGCTGGTCAAACAATGGACAGAATCAAGTCAATGGGTTTGCTGCGTATCGCAACTCAGGATGCGATACACAAACTGGCCACCCAGGAAAGCATCGAGATCAACGTTGATTTGGGGGGCGGTTACAAAGTGTCCAAGGTTTTGGACCGTGCAGAATTTGAGCAAGTGAATCATGCGATCTTCGAGAAATGCGAGAGGATCATCAAGCAATGCTTGGCAGATGCGAAGCTAGCGCCAGaggacatcgatgacgtggtcctGGTTGGAGGATGCTCCAGGATTCCTAAGATCAGAAGCCTTGTCCTAGGATTATGCAAGAAGGAAGGCTCGTACGAGGGCGTAGACGTTCTGGATGCTGCTGTTTCAGGTGCCGCCCTGGAAGGGGCCATTGCTTCAGGAGCGACTGACACTTCAGGGAGCTTAGACCTGCTGACAATCCAGGCTACCCCGATGAACCTCGGAATCCGTGCCGACGGTGATGGATTTGCCGCGATTATTCCAAGGAATACTGCAGTTCCTGCGAGAAGGGAGATGCTGTTCACGACAACACGTGACAATCAGACCGAAGCGCTCATCGCTGTCTACGAAGGTGAAGGCAAGGAAGCGGAAGCGAACCATCTGCTGGGGTACTTTAAGATCACCGGCATTCCTCCAGGAGCAAAGGGGACTGTCGAAATCAATGTGTGCATGGACATCGACGCGGCCAACGTCCTCAGGGTGTTTGCTGGCGTTGTGAAGCCGCAAGGCGAGGCTGCCCCACCGTTCATGGAAGTGAGGATGCCCACACTGGATGACGGGCACGGCTGGTGCGGACAGGCACTGGCGAAGATGTATGGCAGGGAGCTCGACCTGGCTGTTCTCCTCCCTAAGAAGGTGCAGCCGTAA
- the LOC127296470 gene encoding sugar transport protein MST4, which produces MTGGGMSVSAPGGVEFEAKITPIVIISCIMAATGGLMFGYDVGISGGVTSMDDFLEEFFPAVLRRKQQDKESNYCKYDNQGLQLFTSSLYLAGLTATFFASYTTRRLGRRLTMLIAGVFFLVGVVFNGAAQNLAMLIVGRILLGCGVGFANQAVPLFLSEIAPTRIRGGLNILFQLNVTIGILFANLVNYGTSKIHPWGWRLSLSLAGIPAGLLTLGAIFVTDTPNSLIERGRLDEGKAVLKKIRGTDNVEPEFNEIVEASRIAQEVKHPFRNLLQRRNRPQLVIAVLLQIFQQFTGINAIMFYAPVLFSTLGFKNDASLYSAVITGAVNVLSTLVSVYSVDKVGRRVLLLEAGVQMFLSQVVVAIVLGIKVTDKSDNLGSSWAILVVVAICTYVAAFAWSWGPLGWLIPSETFPLETRSAGQSVTVCINLLFTFLIAQAFLSMLCHMKFAIFIFFSAWVLVMSIFVLFFLPETKNVPIEEMTDKVWKQHWFWKRFMDDDNHHTANGNGKHNGSV; this is translated from the exons ATGACGGGCGGAGGGATGTCCGTCTCCGCGCCGGGCGGCGTGGAGTTCGAGGCCAAGATCAcgcccatcgtcatcatctcctgcATCATGGCCGCCACCGGCGGCCTCATGTTCGGCTACGACGTCGGAATCTCAG GCGGCGTGACGTCCATGGACGACTTCCTGGAGGAGTTCTTCCCGGCGGTGCTGCGGCGGAAGCAGCAGGACAAGGAGAGCAACTACTGCAAGTACGACAACCAGGGCCTGCAGCTCTTCACGTCCTCGCTCTACCTGGCCGGGCTCACCGCCACCTTCTTCGCCTCCTACACCACGCGCCGACTGGGGCGCCGCCTCACCATGCTCATCGCCGGCGTCTTCTTCCTCGTCGGGGTCGTCTTCAACGGCGCCGCGCAGAACCTCGCCATgctcatcgtcggcaggatcctgCTCGGCTGCGGCGTCGGCTTCGCCAACCAG GCCGTTCCTCTGTTCCTGTCGGAGATCGCGCCGACGCGGATCCGTGGCGGGCTCAACATCCTGTTCCAGCTGAACGTGACCATCGGCATCCTCTTCGCGAACCTCGTCAACTACGGCACCAGCAAGATCCACCCGTGGGGCTGGCGCCTGTCGCTCTCCCTGGCCGGCATCCCGGCGGGGCTCCTCACCCTCGGCGCCATCTTCGTCACCGACACCCCCAACAGCCTCATCGAGCGCGGCCGCCTCGACGAGGGCAAGGCGGTGCTCAAGAAGATCCGCGGCACCGACAACGTGGAGCCGGAGTTCAACGAGATCGTGGAGGCGAGCCGCATCGCGCAGGAGGTGAAGCACCCGTTCCGGAACCTCCTCCAGCGCCGCAACCGGCCGCAGCTCgtcatcgccgtgctcctccagATCTTCCAGCAGTTCACGGGCATCAACGCCATCATGTTCTACGCGCCCGTGCTCTTCAGCACGCTGGGGTTCAAGAACGACGCCTCGCTCTACTCGGCGGTGATCACCGGCGCCGTGAACGTGCTGTCGACGCTCGTGTCGGTCTACTCCGTGGACAAGGTCGGGCGGCGGGTGCTGCTGCTGGAGGCCGGCGTGCAGATGTTCCTGTCGCAGGTGGTGGTGGCCATCGTGCTGGGGATCAAGGTCACCGACAAGTCCGACAACCTGGGCAGCAGCTGGGCCATCCTGGTGGTGGTGGCCATCTGCACCTACGTTGCGGCGTTCGCCTGGTCCTGGGGCCCGCTCGGGTGGCTCATCCCCAGCGAGACCTTCCCGCTGGAGACGCGGTCGGCGGGGCAGAGCGTCACCGTGTGCATCAACCTGCTCTTCACCTTCCTCATCGCGCAGGCCTTCCTCTCCATGCTCTGCCACATGAAGTTCgccatcttcatcttcttctccgcATGGGTGCTCGTCATGTCCATCttcgtcctcttcttcctcccggAGACCAAGAACGTGCCCATCGAGGAGATGACCGACAAGGTGTGGAAGCAGCACTGGTTCTGGAAGCGGTTCATGGACGACGACAACCACCACACCGCCAATGGCAACGGCAAGCACAACGGCTCCGTTTAA
- the LOC127296471 gene encoding protein OBERON 4 encodes MKRQRPSYTDDDPDSDRRRFYDRPPSSPPPPRRRPAAAADYSSDELDRRKGLGGRFHDHRYRDPSSASPRGHYGAMHRSESFSGFRRDGFRDRDRPRWDAAGSSAWRRPSGGWRDPHNGVDGHRSAARRQAPSPPTPPRRSPSEPRRRVDAAAAKSRKPSCGAGEIEEGEVAPDPGTKAPLAAPEHHKRADSIRADERCDSKKVVESSRPRIRVDFRTQAAHNLGKEKAKIGQDAVAEAGDVKSAQHHKSASDAASQKVGGGDGAPPSAVDQGGQTTSPGMRQEELVTRPDTANASNVGGQSTSSAIPKETTQEQVTTQDETASREKEEETAVAVDEVGQGTSSSVHQEKPQEGVMPLGEIANDVDVVCKGGSSSMLQEVLPEEVRGRNADVSDGVGNCTSSASLEGAVQGQVNIVEVAANVVDAPREGSCSSVLKEAMHEGDMLLPASTIDVAGPNNSSGMLEEAIHETVSTQEGTPDDFGIARKSSSSTLPQEEVMTPLFQQAQEIKETNIASMSGKKTDETTESIAPQPVEEGLERYTCESRVSFGETEVVHKEAVIEHEIVVEPAKHSDLEANPVGTSVFLQPPTDHITDSKEEGMTLDLIAVKPRAEDKGKGIAFDVLNKAGTASLAERSVDLGLRPPDIDQNDSPKTARITSVKKEDDNLKIGRLDLSLSLSGGLQNPEFKCFIPRPDSLAHGPCSQSSSSSSSFCTNSDGITASIPLTSSTLVHNPSFSLTQQPLDNCEHSVGSKPLFQGADMVGNNTGWQTQLSSNRSTEKGDATPLLQRVLQNGHLSDNTLIGANMQNNGFSHVLSPTRNHGSPDAGPEHNRKIRQLTRERSSSSLSRGERQHEERLVLNGAGVVEKVISKIVSEPLNYTARMFQEMTSNSRAYLKEAISEIIIDAGKREHVLALQEALKKRSDLNSEILQRCPRVLLEILVAIRTGLPDVIKKSGSIATSDLVDIFLNLKCRNLSCQSVLPVSDCDCKICQQKTGFCSNCMCTVCLKFDMASNTCSWVGCDVCLHWCHTDCGLRHSLIRKGGSGSRAHGTNEMHFNCAACGHASEMYGFVKEVFRTCAKQWRMEALIRELQYVERIFSASDDAKGRRVRNFVKQMLIKLENKAYYSEVVKYVIAFFSDNNPSLGMGSGPLVPLKGIPCSIAEGTNGIPSSSRTATWLPSVTLEGVPFLEKAGLLSTPGSQSMSKKMAETELQAVNSNKPVSDELDGLVRLKQAEANMYQERANEARKEAESLKHVAMLKYARIEEHYATQISELRINELQERRKQKFEELQVIERSRHQFLSTKIRMEDSIRELMLKMEAAKQNLRT; translated from the exons ATGAAGCGCCAGAGGCCGTCGTACACCGACGACGACCCGGACAGCGACAGGCGGAGGTTCTACGACCGCCCGCCctcctccccgccgccgccgcgccgccgccccgccgCAGCGGCGGACTACTCCAGCGACGAGCTCGACCGCCGCAAGGGGCTCGGCGGCAGGTTCCACGACCACCGCTACCGGGACCCCTCCTCCGCGTCGCCGCGCGGCCACTACGGCGCGATGCACCGCTCCGAGAGCTTCTCCGGCTTCCGGCGGGACGGCTTCCGCGACCGCGACCGACCGCGGTGGGATGCAGCCGGCAGCTCCGCGTGGCGCCGGCCCAGCGGCGGCTGGAGGGATCCCCACAACGGCGTGGACGGCCACAGGTCCGCGGCCAGGCGGCAGGCCCCGTCGCCGCCCACGCCGCCTCGGCGGTCTCCCAGCGAGCCCAGGCGGAGGGTAGATGCTGCTGCTGCCAAGTCCAGGAAGCCCAGCTGCGGCGCCGGTGAGATCGAGGAGGGGGAGGTCGCGCCAGATCCCGGCACCAAGGCCCCGCTTGCTGCGCCGGAGCATCACAAGCGGGCTGACTCGATCCGTGCCGATGAGCGATGCGACTCCAAGAAAGTAGTAGAATCTTCTCGACCGAGAATACGAGTGGATTTCAGAACTCAAGCTGCGCACAACTTGGGAAAGGAGAAAGCCAAGATTGGACAAGACGCGGTTGCAGAAGCGGGGGATGTAAAGAGCGCACAGCATCACAAATCGGCATCTGATGCCGCGTCACAAAAAGTTGGCGGAGGAGATGGGGCTCCTCCCAGTGCCGTCGATCAAGGTGGGCAGACCACTTCACCCGGTATGCGGCAGGAGGAACTGGTTACACGGCCTGATACCGCCAACGCTTCTAATGTGGGTGGGCAGAGCACTTCGTCTGCTATCCCGAAGGAGACTACTCAGGAACAAGTGACAACACAAGATGAAACTGCATCAcgcgaaaaagaagaagaaactgcTGTTGCTGTCGATGAAGTTGGCCAGGGCACTTCATCTAGCGTACACCAAGAAAAGCCACAGGAAGGAGTGATGCCGTTAGGTGAGATTGCTAATGATGTTGATGTTGTTTGCAAGGGCGGTTCGTCGAGTATGCTGCAGGAAGTTCTTCCCGAAGAAGTGAGAGGTAGAAATGCCGATGTCAGTGACGGTGTTGGAAATTGCACTTCATCTGCTTCCCTGGAGGGGGCGGTGCAGGGACAAGTGAATATAGTAGAAGTAGCTGCCAATGTTGTTGATGCGCCGAGAGAGGGCAGTTGTTCCAGTGTACTGAAGGAAGCGATGCATGAAGGAGACATGCTTCTACCAGCCAGTACCATTGATGTGGCAGGACCAAATAATTCATCTGGTATGCTGGAGGAAGCAATTCATGAGACGGTATCCACGCAAGAAGGAACTCCAGATGATTTTGGTATAGCTAGAAAGAGCAGTTCTTCTACTCTGCCGCAGGAAGAGGTCATGACTCCTCTGTTTCAACAGGCTCAAGAAATTAAAGAAACTAACATCGCAAGTATGAGTGGCAAGAAGACTGATGAAACAACCGAATCTATTGCACCCCAGCCAGTGGAAGAGGGACTTGAGAGGTATACTTGTGAAAGCAGAGTTTCATTTGGTGAAACCGAAGTCGTACACAAAGAGGCAGTTATTGAGCATGAAATAGTCGTGGAACCAGCAAAACATTCTGATCTAGAGGCCAACCCAGTAGGTACTAGTGTTTTCCTTCAACCACCTACGGACCATATTACGGACAGTAAGGAAGAGGGCATGACTTTGGATCTGATTGCGGTGAAGCCAAGGGCTGAAGATAAAGGAAAGGGTATAGCATTTGATGTGCTTAATAAGGCAGGTACTGCTAGTTTAGCTGAGAGAAGTGTTGACTTGGGATTGCGTCCCCCTGACATAGACCAAAACGATTCACCGAAAACTGCAAGAATTACTTCTGTAAAGAAGGAAGATGACAATCTCAAGATAGGGAGACTTGATCTTTCGCTAAGCTTGTCGGGTGGTTTACAGAATCCTGAATTCAAATGCTTCATTCCCAGACCTGATTCTCTAGCCCATGGACCATGCTctcagtcgtcctcctcatcatcatcattctgCACAAATTCAGATGGAATAACAGCTTCCATACCATTGACCAGTTCTACACTAGTTCACAATCCTAGTTTCTCACTTACCCAACAGCCATTGGACAACTGTGAGCATTCAGTAGGCAGTAAACCTTTGTTTCAAGGAGCTGATATGGTGGGCAACAACACAGGATGGCAAACTCAGTTGTCGTCAAACAGATCTACTGAGAAAGGGGATGCTACCCCACTACTTCAGAGAGTACTCCAAAATGGTCATTTATCAGATAATACTTTGATTGGTGCGAACATGCAGAACAATGGGTTCTCACACGTCTTGTCACCCACACGGAATCATGGTTCTCCTGATGCTGGACCGGAACATAATAGGAAAATAAGGCAGCTCACGAGAGAGAGAAGTAGCAGCAGTCTTTCAAGGGGTGAGCGGCAGCACGAGGAACGGCTTGTGCTGAATGGTGCTGGTGTTGTTGAGAAGGTTATTTCCAAGATTGTTTCGGAACCTCTGAATTATACAGCAAGGATGTTTCAAGAGATGACAAGTAATTCTAGAGCATATTTGAAGGAGGCCATTTCTGAGATCATAATTGATGCAGGTAAAAGAGAACATGTATTAGCATTGCAGGAAGCACTTAAAAAACGATCAGACTTGAATAGTGAAATATTGCAAAGGTGTCCACGGGTGTTGCTGGAGATACTTGTTGCTATAAGGACTGGTCTTCCAGATGTTATAAAGAAAAGTGGTAGCATTGCTACATCTGATTTAGTTGACATTTTTCTGAATTTGAAATGCCGCAATCTCTCATGCCAAAGCGTTCTACCAGTGTCTGATTGTGATTGTAAAATTTGTCAACAGAAGACTGGTTTCTGTAGTAACTGCATGTGCACTGTCTGCTTGAAGTTTGACATGGCATCTAATACATGTAGCTGGGTAGGTTGTGATGTGTGCCTCCATTGGTGCCACACAGATTGTGGCTTACGACACTCCCTTATTCGGAAGGGGGGAAGTGGTTCAAGGGCACATGGCACTAACGAGATGCACTTCAATTGTGCTGCTTGTGGACATGCATCAGAGATGTATGGTTTTGTGAAGGAAGTCTTTCGAACATGTGCTAAGCAATGGAGGATGGAGGCTCTTATCAGAGAGCTTCAGTATGTCGAAAGAATCTTCTCAGCGAGTGATGATGCAAAGGGTAGGAGAGTCAGGAACTTTGTCAAGCAGATGCTGATTAAATTAGAAAACAAGgcctattattctgaagtcgtCAAATATGTCATTGCATTCTTTTCTG ATAACAATCCTAGCCTGGGCATGGGCAGTGGTCCATTAGTACCACTGAAGGGCATTCCATGTAGCATTGCTGAAGGAACAAATGGGATTCCTAGTTCAAGTCGAACGGCAACATGGTTACCATCAGTTACCTTAGAAGGAGTTCCATTCCTAGAAAAAGCAGGTCTCCTTTCTACCCCTGGGAGCCAATCAATGTCTAAAAAAATGGCTGAAACAGAGCTTCAGGCGGTCAACAGTAATAAGCCAGTTTCTGATGAACTGGATGGCCTAGTTAGGTTAAAGCAGGCTGAGGCAAATATGTACCAGGAACGTGCCAATGAAGCACGTAAAGAAGCTGAGAGTCTGAAACATGTCGCGATGCTAAAATATGCCCGCATCGAGGAACATTATGCTACTCAAATATCTGAACTCCGCATAAATGAGTTACAAGAGAGGCGCAAGCAAAAGTTTGAAGAACTTCAAGTCATCGAAAGATCACGCCATCAATTTCTTAGCACGAAAATAAGGATGGAAGATAGCATCAGGGAATTAATGTTGAAAATGGAGGCAGCAAAACAAAATTTAAGGACATGA